A single region of the Kineosporiaceae bacterium SCSIO 59966 genome encodes:
- a CDS encoding penicillin-binding protein 2, translating to MNTPLRRLSVVVAAFFAMLLAASTWIQFVQADDLNADPRNSRTLLRELGRERGPIVVAGDPVAESVPDDDQDAFEYQRRYPAGELYAHLTGYYSVYFGATGLEAAAGDLLSGSADQLFYRRLSDLLTGAEPRGAVVETTVVPAVQQAAAEALGDQRGAVVALDPRTGDVLAMVSSPDFDPNALASHDRETAVGTRQALLDDPARPLENRAISGRLYPPGSVFKLVTAAAALESGRYDENSVVPGPAELDLPQTTVTLPNAGGGACGPDDEVSLTDAMRQSCNTAFGAIGLDLGGEALRDQAEAFGFGQDLRIPLRVTPSSVPEELNAPQTAQSAIGQYDVRVTPLQMAMVAAAIGNGGVVMEPQLISSVRSAELEVIDEPQPTELGRAVSAETAAALTRMMTTVVTDGTGRAAQIDGVDVAGKTGTAQHAPGAAPHAWFTAFAPAQDPTVAVAVVVEEGGEAGSEASGGRTAAPIARAVIEAVLR from the coding sequence GTGAACACCCCGCTGCGCCGGCTCTCGGTCGTGGTCGCGGCGTTCTTCGCGATGCTGCTGGCCGCCTCGACGTGGATCCAGTTCGTCCAAGCCGACGACCTGAACGCTGATCCGCGCAACAGCCGCACCCTGCTGCGGGAGCTCGGCCGGGAGCGCGGCCCGATCGTCGTCGCCGGCGACCCCGTCGCCGAGTCGGTGCCGGACGACGACCAGGACGCCTTCGAGTACCAGCGCCGGTACCCGGCCGGGGAGCTGTACGCCCACCTCACCGGGTACTACTCGGTGTACTTCGGGGCCACCGGCCTGGAGGCGGCCGCCGGGGACCTGCTGTCCGGCAGCGCCGACCAGCTCTTCTACCGCCGGCTGTCCGACCTGCTCACCGGTGCCGAGCCACGTGGGGCGGTCGTCGAGACCACCGTCGTCCCCGCCGTCCAGCAGGCCGCGGCCGAGGCCCTCGGCGACCAGCGCGGCGCGGTCGTGGCCCTCGACCCGCGCACCGGCGACGTGCTCGCCATGGTGTCCTCCCCGGACTTCGACCCCAACGCGCTCGCCTCCCACGACCGGGAGACCGCGGTCGGTACCCGTCAGGCCCTCCTGGACGACCCGGCGCGGCCGCTGGAGAACCGGGCGATCTCCGGGCGGCTCTACCCACCGGGGTCGGTGTTCAAGCTCGTCACCGCCGCGGCCGCGCTGGAGTCCGGCCGGTACGACGAGAACAGCGTGGTCCCGGGCCCGGCCGAGCTCGACCTGCCGCAGACCACCGTCACCCTGCCCAACGCCGGCGGCGGCGCCTGCGGACCGGACGACGAGGTGTCCCTGACCGACGCCATGCGGCAGTCCTGCAACACCGCGTTCGGGGCCATCGGCCTCGACCTCGGCGGTGAGGCGCTGCGGGACCAGGCCGAGGCGTTCGGGTTCGGTCAGGACCTGCGCATCCCGCTACGGGTGACCCCGAGCAGCGTGCCGGAGGAGCTCAACGCGCCGCAGACCGCTCAGTCCGCGATCGGCCAGTACGACGTGCGGGTCACCCCCCTGCAGATGGCGATGGTCGCCGCCGCGATCGGCAACGGCGGCGTCGTGATGGAACCGCAGCTCATCTCCTCGGTCCGCAGCGCCGAGCTGGAGGTCATCGACGAGCCGCAGCCCACCGAGCTCGGCCGAGCGGTCTCGGCGGAGACCGCCGCCGCCCTCACCCGGATGATGACCACCGTCGTCACCGACGGCACCGGACGTGCGGCGCAGATCGACGGCGTCGACGTGGCCGGCAAGACCGGCACCGCCCAGCACGCGCCGGGTGCCGCGCCGCACGCCTGGTTCACCGCCTTCGCGCCCGCGCAGGACCCGACCGTCGCCGTCGCCGTCGTCGTCGAGGAGGGTGGGGAGGCCGGCAGCGAGGCCTCCGGTGGCCGGACCGCCGCCCCCATCGCCCGGGCCGTGATCGAGGCGGTGCTGCGGTGA